The genomic window CTTTCCTGGTGGATTGCTTTGAACATTCTCAAAACAAACTCTTCAGTAAGACCTTTTTTCTCACCTTCCAAAATCATTTTTCCTAAGATTTCGTTCCAACGGTTGTTTTGAAGAATCGCTACGTTTGCATCTTTTTTCACCTGACCAATTTCGTCAGCTACTTTCATACGTTTTCCTAATAACTCTAATAAATTAGCATCTAGAACGTCGATATTAGCTCTTAATTTAGTCATTTTAGAACTGTACTCATCTGTAGTATCATCTGTTTTTCTAATCGTCAAATCTTTAATGATTTGTTTCAAAGAGTCTGGAGTAACTTGCTGCGCAGCATCAGACCAAGCGTTGTCCGGATCGTAGTGCGTTTCGATAATCATACCATCGTAATTCAAATCTAAAGCCTCTTGAGTTACTTCGAAAATCATTTTACGATCTCCAGTAATGTGAGAAGGGTCAATGATCAATGGTAAATCAGGGAATTTATTTTGCAATTCGATTGCAATCTGCCATTCTGGAATATTTCTGTATTTTGTTTTTTCGTAAGTAGAAAAACCTCTGTGGATAACTCCTAATTTCTCGATTCCAGCCATGTGTAAACGCTCAACACCACCTAACCATAAAGCTAAATCCGGGTTTACTGGGTTTTTTACCAAAACGATTTTATCTGTTCCTTTTAAAGTATCAGCAATTTCCTGAACTGCGAAAGGGTTTGCAGTTGTACGTGCACCCACCCATAAAACGTCGATATCATGTTCTAAAGCCAGTTTACAGTGCGCTGCAGTTGCAACTTCAGTACCCATTAATAAACCAGTTTCTGCTTTAGCTTTTTGTAACCATTTTAAACCAATTTCTCCAACACCTTCAAATCCTCC from Flavobacterium fluviale includes these protein-coding regions:
- a CDS encoding bifunctional 3-deoxy-7-phosphoheptulonate synthase/chorismate mutase type II, with translation MENKKEMRKWLEDFNLNHPLVIAGPCSAETEDQVLKIAHELKDSKVSVFRAGIWKPRTRPGGFEGVGEIGLKWLQKAKAETGLLMGTEVATAAHCKLALEHDIDVLWVGARTTANPFAVQEIADTLKGTDKIVLVKNPVNPDLALWLGGVERLHMAGIEKLGVIHRGFSTYEKTKYRNIPEWQIAIELQNKFPDLPLIIDPSHITGDRKMIFEVTQEALDLNYDGMIIETHYDPDNAWSDAAQQVTPDSLKQIIKDLTIRKTDDTTDEYSSKMTKLRANIDVLDANLLELLGKRMKVADEIGQVKKDANVAILQNNRWNEILGKMILEGEKKGLTEEFVLRMFKAIHQESIGHQEKIFNA